In Colletotrichum lupini chromosome 6, complete sequence, a single window of DNA contains:
- a CDS encoding CFEM domain-containing protein — translation MRWCELRVNQVSLATQNYTWTACGLPEVNGCVSIQVPTLAVFFVLASLPIFMRVAVKVAGVSAWGPGDWMSLATYVNISPLFVPMNVCEGRNGAGQNMWSLTADQMTNYFKASVLFLYQRIFPFERLSIALWATQAFNLIIRVIFFFLGIFQCTPVHLAWMIRRQDSQSEGKCMDIVDIGIAMVPFELD, via the exons ATGCGGTGGTGCGAGCTACGAGTTAACCAGGTCTCATTAGCCACCCAGAACTATACTTGGACAGCATGTGGGCTTCCAGAAGTCAATGGTTGTGTTTCAATACAAGTCCCTACCTTAGCGGTCTTCTTCGTGCTGGCTTCTCTGCCAATCTTTATGCGAGTGGCTGTCAAGGTTGCAGGTGTCTCTGCGTGGGGACCTGGTGATTGGATGAGCCTGGCAACATATGTGA ACATTTCTCCTCTCTTCGTACCGATGAATGTGTGCG AGGGCAGGAACGGCGCTGGACAAAACATGTGGTCGTTGACTGCCGATCAAATGACCAACTACTTCAAA GCATCCGTCCTCTTCCTCTATCAGCGTATATTCCCTTTTGAGCGGCTGAGCATCGCACTCTGGGCAACGCAAGCATTCAACTTGATCATTCGTGTGATattcttcttcctcggcaTCTTTCAATGTACCCCCGTTCACCTTGCTTGGATGATTCGGAGACAAGACTCTCAAAGCGAGGGGAAATGTATGGACATCGTCGACATCGGAATAGCTATGGTGCCATTCGAGTTGGACTAG
- a CDS encoding glycosyl hydrolase family 12, which yields MGSCCSTSDDSSQHELQQARPAPPPQNQNNMPPPRDHIVTLEKKWGYHAIDGYELNNNTWGLESATSGSQRTHYDGPSPPGASGAQGVSWSTDWEWQGGEHNVKSYVYGARQFQRRLLSEIQALPTEAEWHYSTWDVRANVAYDIFTDPDKDHANSSGEFEVMIWLAKLGGVWPISESKAPIAHVEICGHQWEVHFGYNHGGAMKVYSFLPVNGPIQHFNADVKQFFNFLSHQFQFPQHNQYMLVYQLGTEAFTGGPAQFVVPKFIADVI from the exons ATGGGATCCTGCTGTTCGACATCCGACGACTCGTCACAGCACGAACTCCAACAAGCACGCCCCGCCCCGCCGCCTCAAAACCAGAACAacatgccgccgccgcgcgaCCACATCGTCACGCTCGAGAAGAAATGGGGTTACCACGCCATTGACGGGTATGAACTAAACAACAACACTTGGGGCCTCGAAAGCGCGACGTCGGGCTCACAGCGCACGCACTACGATGGCCCCAGCCCGCCCGGCGCGTCGGGCGCCCAGGGTGTTTCCTGGTCGACGGACTGGGAGTGGCAGGGCGGCGAGCACAACGTCAAGTCATACGTCTACGGCGCGAGGCAGTTCCAGCGCCGGCTCTTGAGTGAGATCCAGGCGCTGCCGACGGAGGCCGAGTGGCATTACAGCACGTGGGATGTAAGGGCCAATGTGGCGTATGATATCTTTACGGATCCCGATAAAGACCACGCCAACAGCAGCGGAGAATTCGAGGTTATGATCTG GTTGGCAAAGTTGGGCGGTGTGTGGCCCATCAGTGAGTCCAAGGCGCCCATCGCGCATGTCGAGATCTGCGGGCATCAGTGGGAGGTCCACTTTGGTTACAACCACGGCGGCGCGATGAAGGTGTACAGCTTCCTGCCCGTCAATGGCCCCATTCAGCACTTCAACGCCGACGTGAAGCAGTTTTTCAACTTCCTGAGCCACCAGTTCCAGTTCCCCCAACACAACCAGTACATGCTCG TTTACCAGCTCGGTACGGAGGCCTTCACCGGCGGTCCTGCACAATTCGTTGTGCCCAAGTTCATTGCCGATGTCATCTAG
- a CDS encoding ankyrin-2 ankyrin codes for MEADQLVVRLDDLRAIADATFRLTFSFTKNDGKLKSEIRAVANEIQDIAGLLHRLSLLASGLEETKNHDSDINAAPPPLVSCRTTLEQLGGSLRRRTNRSDDDGCEQKRYAYVKWPFTRAWTTDLLNELSEHKKTISEGLNGESIKHLLQLLSKGKSVATIRDEDWISEVFTDFLQSSGYFQGIYMVLNTFLRVREDSYIKIQDRYKHLSIQSSFFQGEDFENWLDKGGSHLLFTAPPGGGRTAFTGALARETFRRRRARTVVVPIYFELLSGWTRWTTDMNILGTIVALIARQNQGAFEVLRRYRRDLNIQPRWATNGASMEGLKGVLWQMSTFFEHVLVIVDCSKSGGNGIISMIASLIKTSNESAPNFSLAVVCQDLEFVRESLSESVTKCDIAPSMAILQAFAATEVERRVRTGALRFQRTAMKDATIRKLSVGDDHVFWKIAYQLDHLCSLQSHSEQVEFLEKLPCSLHDTYRLTLEEFQKRTPESRSLILRALQLTKCSRHKLSAQEFCQALSVSGISGLDPEMLEYPEVDESEILRQCSPMIIRSLDGNKFVFAHDSIESFLTHRYIDQSSDLAAYCLTTSGTNRLLATCALKFLTLETTEVNSSAATWSNKDLGDSTSDTPPHLGSSSSASPPLRKKMSKRSWAAGQTRRLARVLRRGDFTPLHMAALLGIDAVCSELIRIGENYNRPSKIGTPLQCAIGGTLLIGDHDIPAGNSPLPPWLSRPRKSTIELLINAGADCTRELPSQTYPWSTVGALALKTSEWARNSEIFAVVVRGGAQLHDDIIAVFRSICRKWSKHKDAGAKELIQDILEILNGMVEKKEGESLAYLKAFQQAVSETTDIDIPLPVSQGISDDMLVQQMWKSIDDDNLKAIEDQSQSNTRIKDLLKGDILTKLLDFAVACSAVNCLDHLLTNYMAENGPNDWKSKAVLYCVEDGKQEVLLCLLKDGAQTMRANARGSTIWHLAAAKATSTGILKILLENSDEEERKDALRMLNESGRTVLAKALVSKQYSNASIILKYCGKDRACLKSRHPSLPHLVAGIQDSVLLKELHDCEMFEFVAKDTPLNYFHIIEDSACVEATRQLLEIFPYPCSDQPPTPLRIYLSRYDLNTYKKELVTLLVQKELSAAPIVNGIHTWQWFCKSVQGYFRRASEAEAWEVVELVKLMVHLGCMDDYEKARETSGLVEIVPLFDVDSLPRAFTPDNDAVLATEEIFGIVHDTTTLPQYYKSSGMDIKVIKWTIAHNSWHLFRRLIHTDIDVHKRDRRGNLLEYVCSHGTEFNGHRMLANLLERAEKDRLNELNPDRNLGLLHLLGMPYGKEDLSSDSSPLFSPSFIPMENFSQPQGSACPMRLGPGGFAALRTPRDNPKFSILQRLLDEHMDRQLLSIGVRHREEAHRGQLLLGSKRGITKICPSLEVYY; via the exons ATGGAGGCCGACCAGTTGGTCGTCAGACTCGACGATTTGAGGGCCATCGCCGATGCCACCTTTCGATTGACCTTTAGCTTCACCAAAAACGACGGCAAGTTGAAATCGGAGATCCGGGCCGTTGCCAACGAAATACAAGACATCGCGGGCTTGTTGCATCGACTTTCTCTGTTAGCATCAGGACTTGAAGAGACTAAGAACCATGATTCGGACATCAATGCTGCCCCGCCCCCACTGGTCTCATGTCGCACCACTTTAGAACAACTAGGGGGATCGCTAAGGAGACGAACAAATAGATCGGACGACGACGGATGCGAACAGAAAAGGTATGCCTATGTCAAGTGGCCATTTACGAGGGCCTGGACAACAGATCTCCTGAATGAACTGAGTGAGCACAAGAAGACAATTTCAGAAGGATTGAATGGAGAATCAATCAAACATCTGTTACAGTTACTATCAAAAGGGAAGTCTGTGGCAACCATACGTGACGAAGACTGGATATCCGAAGTTTTCACCGACTTTCTCCAATCCTCTGGGTATTTCCAAGGCATCTATATGGTCCTCAATACCTTTCTACGCGTCCGAGAGGATTCATACATCAAGATACAAGATCGATACAAACACTTGTCAATACAGTCGAGCTTTTTCCAAGGAGAAGACTTCGAAAATTGGCTTGATAAGGGAGGATCACACCTTCTCTTCACAGCTCCTCCGGGCGGGGGGAGAACCGCCTTCACCGGCGCACTAGCACGGGAAACCTTTCGGCGACGCCGTGCACGAACTGTTGTTGTACCCATCTACTTTGAGCTTCTAAGTGGATGGACCAGATGGACCACGGATATGAACATACTTGGCACCATCGTTGCTCTGATCGCGCGCCAGAATCAGGGCGCGTTTGAAGTCTTACGCCGATATCGTCGCGACCTAAATATCCAACCGAGATGGGCAACAAATGGAGCGAGCATGGAAGGACTGAAAGGTGTTCTTTGGCAAATGTCAACTTTCTTTGAACATGTCTTGGTCATTGTAGACTGCTCAAAGTCTGGCGGAAATGGCATCATATCGATGATCGCCTCTTTGATAAAGACTTCCAACGAATCCGCACCGAACTTTAGTTTGGCAGTGGTTTGTCAAGACCTCGAGTTTGTTCGGGAGTCTTTGAGCGAATCCGTCACTAAATGTGACATTGCACCATCCATGGCCATCTTGCAGGCTTTCGCTGCCACCGAGGTAGAAAGACGAGTCAGGACCGGGGCTCTGCGGTTCCAACGGACAGCAATGAAGGATGCCACGATCCGCAAACTCAGCGTTGGTGACGACCATGT CTTCTGGAAGATCGCATATCAACTCGACCACCTCTGCTCCTTGCAGTCCCACTCTGAGCAGGTTGAGTTTCTGGAGAAGCTCCCATGCTCGCTGCACGACACCTACCGCTTAACGCTGGAAGAATTTCAAAAGCGGACGCCAGAATCTCGAAGCTTGATCCTCAGGGCTTTACAACTGACGAAATGTTCGCGCCACAAACTGAGTGCCCAAGAGTTCTGCCAAGCACTTTCAGTTTCAGGCATTTCCGGGCTAGATCCTGAGATGTTGGAATATCCGGAGGTGGACGAATCAGAGATTCTGCGACAATGCAGTCCTATGATCATAAGATCGCTGGATGGCAACAAGTTTGTGTTTGCGCACGATTCGATTGAAAGCTTCCTTACGCATAGATATATCGACCAATCCAGCGATTTGGCCGCATATTGTCTCACGACTTCCGGAACGAATCGGCTTCTTGCTACCTGTGCACTCAAGTTCCTGACCTTAG AAACTACGGAAGTCAACTCTTCCGCCGCAACATGGTCGAACAAAGATTTAGGAGATAGTACTTCAGATACCCCACCTCATCTGGGATCATCATCCTCCGCAAGTCCTCCGCTGAGGAAGAAGATGTCCAAACGATCTTGGGCAGCAGGCCAGACAAGGCGCCTTGCACGTGTGCTAAGGCGAGGCGACTTTACTCCATTACACATGGCTGCTCTCCTGGGCATCGATGCCGTCTGCTCGGAGTTGATTCGAATTGGAGAAAATTACAATCGACCGAGCAAGATAGGGACCCCTTTGCAGTGTGCGATTGGAGGTACTTTACTCATTGGTGACCACGATATCCCGGCGGGCAATTCTCCATTGCCACCATGGCTCAGCCGACCACGTAAAAGCACTATTGAGCTGCTGATCAATGCGGGAGCGGATTGTACACGAGAATTGCCTAGTCAGACATACCCTTGGAGCACTGTCGGTGCTTTGGCCCTGAAGACCTCAGAATGGGCTAGGAATTCTGAAATCTTCGCGGTTGTCGTTAGAGGAGGTGCTCAACTGCACGATGACATTATCGCTGTGTTCAGGTCGATCTGTCGCAAGTGGTCAAAGCATAAAGATGCAGGAGCCAAGGAACTTATTCAGGACATCTTGGAAATCTTAAACGGAATGGTTGAGAAGAAAGAGGGCGAATCGCTGGCTTATCTCAAAGCTTTCCAGCAGGCGGTTTCGGAAACCACTGACATCGACATACCACTGCCTGTCTCGCAAGGCATCTCCGATGACATGCTTGTCCAACAGATGTGGAAATCAATCGACGATGACAACTTGAAAGCGATCGAGGATCAATCTCAAAGCAACACAAGAATCAAGGACCTCCTAAAAGGCGACATCTTGACGAAACTGCTCGACTTCGCTGTCGCATGCTCAGCTGTCAACTGCTTGGACCACTTGCTCACGAATTACATGGCCGAAAACGGCCCAAATGACTGGAAAAGCAAAGCTGTGCTTTATTGCGTCGAAGATGGAAAGCAAGAAGTCCTCTTATGCTTATTGAAGGATGGTGCTCAAACCATGAGAGCCAATGCGAGAGGAAGCACCATCTGGCATCTCGCAGCTGCCAAAGCTACCTCAACTGGAATTCTCAAAATCTTACTTGAAAACAGTGACGAGGAAGAACGAAAAGATGCCTTGAGAATGTTGAATGAGAGTGGCCGTACCGTGCTTGCCAAAGCGCTAGTCAGCAAACAGTACTCAAACGCCTCTATCATCCTCAAATACTGCGGAAAGGATCGTGCGTGCCTCAAGAGCAGACATCCATCACTACCTCACCTTGTGGCGGGTATTCAGGATAGCGTCTTACTCAAGGAGTTGCATGATTGCGAAATGTTCGAATTTGTGGCTAAAGATACGCCTCTCAATTACTTCCATATAATAGAAGATTCAGCATGTGTGGAAGCGACTCGCCAACTCCTGGAAATATTTCCCTACCCTTGTTCCGACCAGCCTCCAACGCCCTTGAGGATATACCTGTCAAGATACGACTTGAACACCTACAAGAAAGAACTTGTAACCCTTCTTGTCCAGAAAGAGCTGTCTGCCGCACCTATCGTCAACGGTATCCATACCTGGCAGTGGTTCTGCAAAAGCGTGCAGGGTTATTTCAGAAGAGCATCAGAAGCTGAGGCCTGGGAAGTTGTCGAACTTGTGAAGCTCATGGTCCATCTCGGTTGCATGGACGATTATGAAAAAGCTAGAGAAACATCTGGGCTGGTAGAGATCGTTCCTCTCTTTGATGTCGACTCATTGCCGAGGGCGTTTACACCTGACAACGACGCTGTACTTGCGACTGAAGAGATATTCGGCATTGTTCATGACACAACGACCTTACCTCAGTACTACAAAAGTAGTGGTATGGATATCAAGGTCATCAAGTGGACTATTGCTCACAATTCTTGGCACCTGTTTCGTCGTCTTATCCACACGGATATTGATGTTCATAAGAGGGACAGGAGAGGAAACTTGTTAGAGTACGTGTGCTCTCACGGTACCGAATTCAACGGTCATAGGATGCTCGCGAATCTTTTAGAACGAGCTGAGAAAGATCGTCTGAACGAGCTGAATCCCGACAGAAACCTTGGTCTCTTACACCTACTAGGAATGCCATATGGCAAGGAGGACTTATCTTCAGATAGTAGTCCCTTGTTCAGTCCTAGTTTTATCCCGATGGAGAACTTCAGTCAACCACAAGGTTCAGCTTGCCCAATGCGTTTAGGGCCGGGGGGATTCGCGGCATTGAGGACACCACGCGACAACCCAAAGTTTAGCATACTCCAACGACTGCTTGACGAGCACATGGATCGCCAGCTTCTGTCAATAGGTGTACGacacagggaagaagctcacagaggccaactgctattagggtctaaaagaggaattactaaaatctgcccttccctcgaggtatactactag